A single window of Hymenobacter sp. APR13 DNA harbors:
- a CDS encoding polysaccharide deacetylase family protein, with translation MKLTPSALLTAAALASALTLPSCNDAKTAATAETSTPASTAMSGTAATTAAEDSAAKAGTTAAPDPSTIPAGSIADAATITARPQVPILCYHQIRDWRAKDSKGAKDYIVPVDAFKKQIQMLADSGYHTILPDQLYAYLTTGAKLPSKPIMLTFDDTDLDQFTVAKPELDKHNFKAVYFIMTVSLGRPRYMSKAQVKQLSDEGNVIGSHTWDHHNVKKYQGEDWVTQIEKPTKTLEEITGKDIKYFAYPFGLWNPEAIPELKKRGMVAAFVLAEKRDPQDPLFTIRRIIASGYWSARTLHNSIVQSF, from the coding sequence ATGAAGCTTACCCCCTCCGCGCTGCTGACCGCAGCCGCCCTGGCCTCGGCCCTCACGCTGCCTTCCTGCAACGACGCCAAAACGGCCGCCACCGCCGAAACCAGTACCCCCGCCAGCACGGCCATGAGCGGCACCGCCGCCACCACGGCCGCCGAAGACTCTGCTGCTAAAGCCGGTACCACCGCCGCCCCCGACCCCAGCACAATTCCGGCCGGCAGCATCGCCGATGCCGCCACCATCACGGCCCGGCCGCAGGTGCCCATCCTGTGCTACCACCAAATCCGCGACTGGCGCGCCAAGGACTCGAAAGGCGCCAAAGACTACATTGTACCGGTGGATGCGTTCAAAAAGCAGATCCAGATGCTGGCCGACTCCGGCTACCACACCATCCTGCCCGATCAGCTCTACGCCTACCTCACCACCGGCGCCAAGCTCCCGAGCAAGCCCATCATGCTCACCTTCGACGACACCGACCTCGACCAGTTCACGGTGGCCAAGCCCGAGCTGGACAAGCACAACTTCAAGGCCGTGTACTTCATCATGACCGTGAGCCTGGGCCGGCCGCGCTACATGAGCAAGGCGCAGGTGAAGCAGCTCTCGGATGAGGGCAACGTCATTGGCTCGCACACCTGGGACCACCACAACGTGAAGAAGTACCAGGGCGAGGACTGGGTGACGCAGATCGAGAAGCCCACCAAAACGCTGGAGGAAATCACCGGCAAAGACATCAAATACTTCGCCTATCCCTTCGGCCTCTGGAACCCCGAAGCCATTCCGGAGCTGAAGAAGCGCGGCATGGTGGCCGCCTTCGTGCTGGCCGAAAAGCGCGACCCGCAGGACCCGCTGTTCACCATCCGCCGCATCATTGCCAGCGGCTATTGGAGCGCCCGCACCCTGCACAACAGCATCGTGCAGAGCTTCTAA
- a CDS encoding hydroxymethylglutaryl-CoA lyase, which yields MKLIDCPRDAMQGWPTFIPTTQKTAYLNALLRVGFDTLDFGSFVSPKAIPQLADTAEVLDGLDLAQSGTRLLAIVANLRGAETAAQHPQIRYIGFPLSVSETFQQRNTNKSIAEAFDDVTRMQELCARTGQEQVVYLSMGFGNPYGDPWSPEILGEFTQKLDALGVGIVALSDTIGASTPATIAPPFRELTAAFPHIEFGAHLHTTPATWREKVQAAYEAGCRRFDGALGGYGGCPMAADALTGNMPTERLIEFATEKGEELHLNTEALAEAMQLNQEIFAAGPHPLTPSPAERGN from the coding sequence ATGAAACTCATCGACTGCCCCCGCGACGCCATGCAGGGCTGGCCCACCTTCATCCCGACCACCCAGAAAACCGCTTACCTGAACGCGCTGCTGCGCGTGGGCTTCGACACGCTGGACTTCGGCTCGTTTGTGTCGCCGAAAGCCATTCCGCAGCTGGCCGACACTGCCGAGGTGCTGGATGGGCTGGATCTGGCGCAGTCGGGCACGCGGCTGCTGGCCATTGTGGCCAATCTGCGCGGGGCCGAAACCGCCGCCCAGCACCCCCAGATTCGCTACATCGGCTTCCCGCTGTCGGTGTCCGAAACCTTCCAGCAGCGCAACACCAACAAGAGCATTGCCGAGGCCTTCGACGACGTAACGCGCATGCAGGAGCTGTGCGCCCGCACCGGGCAGGAGCAGGTGGTGTACCTGAGCATGGGCTTCGGCAACCCCTACGGCGACCCGTGGAGCCCGGAAATCCTGGGCGAGTTCACCCAGAAGCTCGACGCCCTCGGCGTGGGCATCGTGGCGTTGTCGGATACCATCGGGGCCTCCACGCCGGCCACCATCGCGCCGCCCTTCCGCGAGTTGACGGCGGCTTTCCCGCACATCGAGTTCGGGGCGCACCTGCACACCACGCCCGCCACCTGGCGCGAGAAGGTGCAGGCGGCCTACGAGGCCGGCTGCCGCCGCTTCGACGGTGCCCTGGGCGGCTACGGCGGCTGCCCCATGGCAGCCGACGCCCTGACCGGCAACATGCCCACCGAGCGTCTGATTGAGTTTGCCACCGAAAAAGGGGAGGAGCTGCACCTGAACACAGAAGCGCTGGCCGAGGCCATGCAGCTGAATCAGGAGATATTTGCTGCCGGGCCTCACCCCCTAACCCCTTCTCCTGCAGAGAGGGGGAACTAG
- a CDS encoding (Fe-S)-binding protein → MPTAVDIFIPCFVDQLFPQTAMNMVKVLEAVGCEVHYNSNQTCCGQPAYNAGYKAESREVACKFLDDFPNEPGRYIVSPSASCVGMVRNSYAELFDGSPEQSQYHGTQRRIYELTEFLVDVLGVQSVPQARLNGTYTYHDSCSALRECGIKEGPRRLLDAVPGLQRLEMVENETCCGFGGTFAVKFQAISVAMAEQKVEHALATGANYIVSTDTSCLMHLDAYIRREKKPIKTMHIADVLASGW, encoded by the coding sequence ATGCCAACTGCCGTCGATATATTCATCCCCTGCTTTGTAGACCAGCTGTTTCCGCAAACTGCCATGAACATGGTGAAGGTGCTGGAAGCCGTGGGCTGCGAGGTGCACTACAACAGCAACCAGACCTGCTGCGGCCAGCCGGCCTACAACGCCGGCTACAAAGCCGAAAGCCGCGAGGTGGCGTGCAAGTTTCTCGATGATTTCCCCAACGAGCCGGGCCGCTACATCGTGAGCCCCTCGGCCTCGTGCGTGGGCATGGTGCGCAACTCCTACGCCGAGCTGTTCGACGGCAGCCCTGAGCAAAGCCAGTACCACGGCACCCAGCGCCGCATCTACGAGCTGACTGAGTTTCTGGTGGATGTGCTGGGCGTGCAGTCGGTGCCGCAGGCCCGCCTCAACGGCACCTACACCTACCACGACTCCTGCTCGGCGTTGCGGGAGTGCGGCATCAAGGAAGGCCCGCGCCGTTTGCTCGACGCCGTTCCGGGCTTGCAGCGGCTGGAAATGGTGGAAAACGAAACCTGCTGCGGCTTCGGCGGCACCTTCGCCGTGAAGTTCCAGGCCATATCCGTAGCCATGGCCGAGCAGAAGGTGGAGCACGCCCTGGCCACCGGCGCCAACTACATCGTCAGCACCGACACCAGCTGCCTCATGCACCTCGACGCCTATATCCGCCGCGAAAAGAAGCCGATTAAGACGATGCACATTGCTGATGTGCTGGCCAGCGGTTGGTAG
- a CDS encoding DUF4920 domain-containing protein — translation MTIKQFSLAASLLALAACQTTPATETAATTAAPATAVALTGKTYGAAVTAEGAKPLSELKQVLGTQDSAQVKLIGKADAVCQAKGCWLTMKTPEGQEMRVRFKDYAFFVPKDISGKTVVINGWAHREVVPVSDLQHYAKDAGKSEQEVAAITTPEEQLNFEADGVLVADNTL, via the coding sequence ATGACCATCAAGCAATTCAGCCTGGCCGCCTCCCTCCTGGCGCTGGCCGCCTGCCAGACCACTCCCGCCACCGAAACGGCCGCTACCACCGCTGCCCCGGCTACTGCGGTGGCCCTCACCGGCAAGACCTACGGCGCGGCCGTCACGGCCGAGGGCGCCAAACCGCTTTCGGAGCTGAAGCAGGTGCTGGGTACCCAGGACTCGGCCCAGGTGAAGCTGATTGGCAAAGCCGACGCCGTATGCCAGGCCAAGGGCTGCTGGCTGACCATGAAAACGCCCGAAGGCCAGGAAATGCGGGTGCGGTTCAAAGACTACGCCTTCTTCGTGCCCAAAGACATCAGCGGCAAAACGGTGGTGATAAACGGCTGGGCGCACCGCGAGGTAGTGCCCGTGTCGGACCTGCAGCACTACGCCAAGGATGCCGGCAAGTCGGAACAGGAAGTAGCCGCCATTACCACGCCCGAGGAGCAGCTCAACTTCGAGGCCGACGGCGTGCTGGTAGCCGACAACACGCTGTAG
- a CDS encoding heme-copper oxidase subunit III, giving the protein MNSDKERKDKVGANQPATSFQRMERVPPLQMMLYLGLVGIGVLFLFLTGAYISTRSATQLPAGIQQFPKFFSISTIVLLLSSYVVAQAPRLYRADDVNGLARCLGATLLLGSIFAGLQVLGWRELMLQGVFFEGKASGTYVYLISALHVLHLLGGMLFLLALLLRTVHASRDAVRSLVFIRNPYRRLQLRMLGIYWHFIDALWVLLFVVFVFMY; this is encoded by the coding sequence ATGAACTCCGACAAAGAACGTAAAGACAAGGTGGGCGCCAACCAGCCGGCCACCTCCTTCCAACGCATGGAGCGGGTGCCGCCGCTACAGATGATGCTGTACCTGGGTTTGGTGGGCATAGGCGTGCTGTTCCTGTTCCTGACGGGCGCCTACATCAGCACCCGCTCGGCCACCCAGCTGCCAGCCGGAATTCAGCAGTTTCCCAAGTTTTTTTCCATCAGCACCATCGTGCTGCTGCTGAGCAGCTACGTGGTGGCACAGGCCCCGCGCCTCTACCGCGCCGACGATGTGAACGGACTGGCGCGCTGCCTCGGGGCCACGCTGCTGCTGGGCAGCATCTTCGCGGGGCTGCAGGTGCTGGGCTGGCGCGAGCTGATGCTGCAGGGCGTGTTTTTTGAGGGCAAAGCCAGCGGCACCTACGTCTACCTGATTTCGGCGCTGCACGTGCTGCACCTGCTGGGCGGCATGCTGTTTCTGCTGGCGCTGCTGCTGCGCACCGTGCACGCCTCCCGCGACGCCGTACGCAGCCTGGTGTTCATCCGCAACCCCTACCGCCGCCTGCAGCTCCGGATGCTGGGCATCTACTGGCACTTCATCGACGCACTCTGGGTGCTGCTGTTCGTGGTGTTCGTGTTTATGTATTAA
- the dapA gene encoding 4-hydroxy-tetrahydrodipicolinate synthase, with protein sequence MDKLHGTGVALVTPFTSDTHAVDYPALRRLLDFVIDGGVEYLVINGTTAESPTISTDEKAEILRVAREHTAGRVPLVYGIGGNDTAATEALLRSTDLTGVSAILSASPYYNKPSQRGIIAHYERLADASPLPIILYNVPGRTASNLTAATTLHLAQHPNIIGIKEASGNLEQCIAIAAAKPADFLLISGDDMMTTSLISFGAVGIISVLANAFPRRFSDMTRAALAGDFPKASQLLFGFTDLNPLMYEESNPVGVKAALAAQDLCSGAVRLPLLEASESLLERVKQLM encoded by the coding sequence ATGGACAAGCTTCACGGCACCGGCGTCGCCCTCGTCACGCCCTTTACTTCAGATACGCACGCCGTGGACTACCCGGCCCTGCGCCGCCTGCTCGATTTCGTCATCGACGGCGGCGTGGAATACCTCGTCATCAACGGCACCACGGCCGAGTCGCCCACCATTTCCACCGACGAAAAGGCAGAAATCCTGCGCGTGGCGCGGGAGCACACCGCCGGCCGCGTGCCGCTGGTGTACGGCATCGGCGGCAACGACACGGCCGCTACGGAAGCCCTGCTGCGCTCCACCGACCTGACCGGCGTTTCGGCCATCCTGTCGGCCTCGCCCTACTACAACAAGCCCAGCCAGCGCGGCATCATCGCCCACTACGAGCGGCTGGCCGACGCCTCGCCCCTGCCCATCATCCTCTACAACGTGCCCGGCCGCACGGCCTCCAACCTCACGGCGGCCACCACGCTGCACCTGGCCCAGCACCCCAACATCATCGGTATCAAGGAAGCCAGCGGCAACCTGGAGCAGTGCATTGCCATTGCCGCCGCCAAGCCCGCCGACTTCCTGCTGATTTCCGGCGACGACATGATGACGACTTCGCTGATCAGCTTCGGGGCCGTGGGTATCATCTCGGTGCTGGCCAACGCCTTCCCGCGCCGCTTTTCCGACATGACCCGCGCCGCCCTGGCCGGCGACTTCCCCAAAGCCAGCCAGCTGCTGTTCGGCTTCACCGACCTGAACCCGCTGATGTATGAGGAAAGCAACCCCGTCGGCGTGAAGGCCGCCCTGGCCGCGCAGGACCTCTGCTCCGGCGCCGTGCGCCTGCCGCTATTGGAGGCATCGGAGAGCCTGTTGGAGCGGGTGAAGCAACTGATGTAG
- a CDS encoding helix-turn-helix domain-containing protein — MFSAARIVTIRKSKGFSQEVLAEQSGVSLRTIQRVEQGDTVPRGHTLLALAAALQVPLEELHAAPIPATAPADAPAASLPVASAPRQSLPEERTEAAPANLATIPAGLPATPAPATATVVPPAAAARMPILRADPEFLQLLNLSALSFLVLPLLNLVVPFVLWRKNRHTIAHAAEVGRRVLGFQVLWQVGCFFAYVLLAVGQVVAVQFQYAPIKGGFLLVMVATYLLNVLTVAYYARRLRQGRLDIYPVRL, encoded by the coding sequence ATGTTTTCTGCTGCCCGTATCGTTACCATTCGAAAAAGCAAAGGCTTCTCCCAAGAGGTGTTGGCCGAGCAATCGGGCGTAAGCTTGCGCACCATTCAGCGGGTGGAGCAGGGCGACACCGTGCCGCGCGGCCACACGCTGCTGGCGCTAGCGGCGGCCCTGCAGGTCCCGCTGGAGGAGCTGCACGCTGCTCCCATTCCGGCCACAGCCCCGGCCGATGCTCCTGCTGCGTCACTGCCCGTAGCTTCCGCGCCGCGGCAATCCTTGCCCGAAGAGCGGACTGAGGCTGCTCCGGCAAATCTGGCCACTATTCCGGCTGGGCTGCCTGCTACTCCGGCACCCGCCACAGCCACTGTAGTGCCGCCGGCCGCAGCAGCCCGCATGCCCATCCTGCGCGCCGATCCCGAGTTTCTGCAGCTGCTCAACCTAAGCGCACTAAGCTTCCTGGTGTTGCCGCTGCTCAACTTGGTGGTGCCCTTTGTTCTATGGCGGAAAAACCGGCATACCATTGCGCACGCCGCCGAGGTGGGGCGGCGGGTGCTGGGCTTTCAGGTGCTGTGGCAGGTGGGCTGCTTCTTCGCTTATGTGCTGCTGGCCGTGGGGCAGGTGGTGGCGGTGCAGTTTCAGTATGCGCCCATCAAAGGTGGGTTTCTGCTGGTGATGGTGGCAACTTATCTGCTCAACGTGCTGACGGTGGCCTACTACGCCCGCCGCCTGCGGCAGGGCCGGCTGGACATCTACCCGGTGCGGCTGTAG
- a CDS encoding DUF3592 domain-containing protein, translating into MIQKELIFSVVMIAAFVLALKDLRKFISHQQLRKFGLPATATIVATQRIRQKNNPLMRMEIEYKNKAGQIQQAQVFAPDSDDSFDYLIGNEIGVRYDSLRPQNCETEDVLYAEWWKSPLIRALFLFASSCFALGLLCKWW; encoded by the coding sequence ATGATTCAGAAGGAGCTGATCTTTAGCGTAGTTATGATTGCTGCCTTCGTACTTGCCCTGAAAGATTTGCGCAAGTTCATAAGTCATCAGCAGCTACGAAAATTCGGTTTGCCAGCTACCGCTACAATTGTCGCAACCCAACGGATTCGTCAAAAAAATAACCCGCTCATGCGGATGGAAATTGAGTATAAGAACAAGGCTGGCCAAATTCAGCAAGCCCAAGTTTTTGCGCCCGATTCCGATGATTCGTTTGATTATTTGATTGGCAATGAAATAGGCGTGCGATACGATTCGTTACGTCCACAAAACTGTGAAACAGAAGATGTACTGTATGCAGAGTGGTGGAAATCTCCTTTAATAAGAGCCCTTTTTTTGTTTGCGAGCAGCTGCTTTGCGTTGGGCCTCTTATGTAAATGGTGGTAG
- the ligA gene encoding NAD-dependent DNA ligase LigA yields MSTTDLQARITALTERLHHLNYQYYQRDISEIPDQDFDQLLAELAELEKQHPELAHPNSPTQRVGGTITKQFPTAAHRYPMLSLGNTYSEADLREFDERVQKGLEGADYAYVCELKFDGVAMSLTYENGQLTQGVTRGDGTRGDVVTSNVRTIKNLPLHLRTAGPTQPPEFEVRGEIFMPQPVFAELNAEREENGEALLANPRNAASGALKLQDSALVAARRLRFYAYSFLMPGRSSFPTHSASLEALSAWGLPVSDTWRRCNSLAEVLDFVHEWDKKRFTLPVATDGIVIKIDDFRQQELLGYTAKSPRWAIAYKYPAEAGRTRLRYVQYQVGRTGAVTPVALLDPVPLAGTVVKRASMHNANQIAALDIRLNDMVFVEKGGEIIPKITGVDLTARPADSQPIVYPTACPVCNTPLIRPEGEAHFRCPNDRGCPPQLKAKLEHYVSRKALNIDGLGAETVGRFFDLGLVTDAASLYDLPAKAAELAQLDRMGEKSVQRLLAGLEQSKLVPFDQVLFGLGIRYVGETVAEKLATHYRTIDALAQATATELAAVPEVGGVIAESAAAWFQEPQNQELVARLRAAGVQLELTGEAPQSLSNRLEGLTFVLSGVFELHSRDELLALIEAHGGKITGSISKKLSYLVAGDKMGPAKREKATGFKVPIISEAELLAMLPAGTETTPAPAVTAAAAEDSAPSAANPTPVQGTGTQTSLF; encoded by the coding sequence ATGTCCACCACCGACCTCCAGGCCCGCATTACGGCCCTCACCGAGCGCCTGCACCACCTCAACTACCAATATTACCAGCGCGACATCAGCGAGATTCCCGACCAGGATTTCGACCAGCTGCTGGCCGAGCTGGCCGAGCTGGAAAAGCAGCACCCCGAGCTGGCCCACCCCAACTCGCCCACCCAGCGCGTGGGCGGCACCATCACCAAGCAGTTCCCGACGGCCGCGCACCGCTACCCCATGCTCAGCCTCGGCAACACCTACTCCGAAGCCGACCTGCGCGAGTTCGATGAGCGGGTGCAAAAGGGCCTGGAGGGCGCCGACTACGCCTACGTCTGCGAGCTGAAGTTCGACGGCGTGGCCATGAGCCTCACTTACGAAAACGGCCAGCTCACGCAGGGCGTCACGCGCGGCGACGGTACCCGCGGCGACGTGGTAACCAGCAACGTGCGCACCATCAAGAACCTGCCGCTGCACCTGCGCACGGCCGGCCCCACCCAGCCGCCGGAGTTTGAGGTGCGCGGCGAAATCTTCATGCCCCAGCCGGTATTTGCCGAGTTGAACGCCGAGCGCGAGGAAAACGGCGAGGCCCTGCTGGCCAACCCGCGCAACGCCGCCAGCGGCGCCCTCAAGCTCCAGGATTCGGCGCTGGTGGCGGCCCGGCGGCTGCGCTTCTACGCCTACTCGTTCCTGATGCCGGGCCGCAGCAGCTTCCCCACCCACAGCGCCTCGCTGGAAGCCTTGAGTGCCTGGGGCCTGCCCGTGTCGGACACGTGGCGGCGGTGCAACTCCCTAGCCGAGGTGCTGGATTTCGTGCACGAGTGGGACAAAAAGCGCTTCACGCTGCCCGTCGCCACCGACGGCATCGTTATCAAGATTGACGATTTCCGGCAGCAGGAGCTGCTGGGCTACACGGCCAAAAGCCCGCGCTGGGCCATTGCCTACAAGTACCCGGCGGAAGCGGGCCGCACCCGCCTGCGCTACGTGCAGTACCAGGTGGGCCGCACCGGCGCCGTCACGCCCGTGGCCCTGCTCGACCCCGTGCCGCTGGCTGGCACCGTGGTCAAGCGCGCTTCCATGCACAACGCCAACCAGATTGCCGCCCTCGATATCCGCCTCAACGACATGGTGTTCGTGGAGAAAGGCGGCGAAATCATCCCCAAAATCACCGGCGTGGACCTCACCGCCCGCCCCGCCGACAGCCAGCCCATCGTGTACCCCACGGCCTGCCCGGTCTGCAACACGCCCCTGATCCGGCCCGAGGGCGAGGCCCATTTCCGCTGCCCCAACGACCGGGGCTGCCCGCCCCAATTGAAGGCCAAGCTGGAGCATTATGTTTCGCGCAAGGCCCTGAACATCGATGGGCTGGGCGCCGAAACCGTGGGCCGCTTCTTCGATTTGGGCCTCGTGACGGACGCGGCCAGCCTCTACGACCTGCCCGCCAAAGCCGCCGAGCTGGCCCAGCTCGACCGGATGGGCGAGAAGTCGGTGCAGCGGCTGCTGGCGGGGCTGGAGCAAAGCAAGCTGGTGCCGTTTGACCAAGTCCTGTTTGGCCTGGGCATCCGGTACGTGGGCGAAACCGTGGCCGAGAAGCTGGCCACTCACTACCGCACCATCGACGCGCTGGCGCAGGCCACAGCCACCGAGCTGGCCGCCGTGCCGGAAGTGGGCGGCGTCATTGCCGAGTCGGCGGCGGCGTGGTTTCAGGAGCCGCAAAACCAGGAGCTGGTGGCGCGGTTGCGGGCGGCGGGCGTGCAGCTGGAGCTAACCGGCGAAGCGCCGCAATCCCTAAGCAACCGCCTCGAAGGCCTCACGTTTGTGCTGTCGGGCGTGTTTGAGCTGCACTCCCGCGACGAGCTGCTGGCCCTGATTGAGGCGCACGGCGGCAAAATCACGGGCAGCATCAGCAAGAAGCTTAGCTACTTGGTGGCCGGCGACAAAATGGGCCCGGCCAAGCGCGAAAAAGCCACCGGCTTCAAGGTGCCCATCATCAGCGAAGCCGAGCTGCTGGCCATGCTGCCCGCAGGTACAGAAACCACGCCTGCTCCCGCGGTAACAGCCGCCGCTGCAGAAGATTCTGCTCCGTCAGCAGCAAACCCAACGCCAGTACAGGGCACCGGAACGCAGACTTCGCTGTTCTAG
- a CDS encoding rhodanese-like domain-containing protein translates to MRRFLSTLALASLLTGSMALAQAPTPPPPDVAPAIATKLIRRHKVVVLDVRTPAEFATGHVAGARNVDFKAADFAQQVSQLDSTQTYLVYCASGNRSSKAATLMRQNGLRKVVNGGAFKDLNAAGVKKE, encoded by the coding sequence ATGCGTCGTTTCCTTTCCACCCTGGCCCTGGCCAGCCTGCTCACGGGCAGCATGGCGCTGGCCCAGGCGCCCACGCCGCCCCCACCCGATGTAGCGCCAGCCATAGCCACCAAGCTCATCCGGCGCCATAAAGTGGTGGTGCTGGACGTGCGCACGCCGGCCGAATTCGCTACCGGCCACGTGGCGGGAGCCCGCAACGTGGATTTCAAAGCCGCCGACTTCGCCCAGCAGGTCAGCCAGCTCGACAGCACCCAAACTTACCTAGTGTACTGCGCCAGCGGCAACCGCAGCAGTAAAGCCGCCACGCTCATGCGCCAAAATGGCCTGCGCAAAGTGGTGAACGGTGGCGCCTTTAAAGACCTGAACGCGGCCGGTGTGAAGAAGGAGTAG
- a CDS encoding gliding motility-associated C-terminal domain-containing protein, giving the protein MHPRLPSFFGPAGPIYRLLLALLLLLGLPARATHIVGGEMDLQYLQNATYQLTLNLYFDAINGSSGALDNDLTVSIFEKGTDRRMQNLTLPLGANTLVNYTSPACALPTSLVTRKLVYSGRLELPANIYTNPAGYYAAVERCCRNSGIRNIQDPADAGQTFYLEFPPVVRNGQPFRDSTPRIFPPLGDYACLGELFYYDFGGQDADNDSLVYELATPLNGHSTPGLPKPPAADPQPYQPVRWSPGLSALNQIPGTPTLTINRQTGRLQVRPTDEGLFVFGIRCSEYRRGVKIGEARRDFQLKVIRCSQNAAPTMRVTMPSGTGTFRPGRDTLRLRPGFSRCLTLKVSDPDSPSRLTMSLRPVNFTAGQLPTISTTQGTVRSPGAPDTLVSQLCFPACFNTRGQVYLLDLVVADNGCSLPKRDTVRLAFTAIPDPNAPPTISSTAALPLRARIGDLITFDVTGLDPDSDPLTLSMAGRGFSPADLGITFVQQASGNRLQGRFTWRVDCRAAARTSYEFDFTASAGPCSEPTAVGLRIPIQIDYINTPPVLVSSLPVPGATGPIDAPVRVRRLIGNAYEATFTGTDADTDPLVLSATGNGFDLAAAGMSFRPQNGNGRATATFRWDPNCTGLKLPDGALEVTFRLQESTCHPEPRSRVVRFELINPDTVAFTPPNIFTPNNDPNHLNEFFQLENLPPDFCDSRFADIKIFSRWGNLVYRSTNRNFRWDGGQLAPGTYFYLIEFTDGRKFKGPVTLAR; this is encoded by the coding sequence ATGCACCCTCGTCTACCCTCCTTTTTCGGGCCCGCCGGCCCAATCTACCGCCTGCTGCTGGCCCTGCTGCTGCTGCTAGGGCTGCCGGCCCGCGCCACGCACATAGTAGGCGGCGAGATGGACTTGCAATACCTGCAGAATGCCACCTACCAGCTCACGCTCAACCTGTATTTCGATGCCATAAATGGCAGCTCCGGCGCCCTCGACAACGATCTGACCGTCAGCATTTTTGAAAAGGGCACTGACCGACGCATGCAGAACCTGACGCTGCCGCTGGGCGCCAACACCCTAGTCAACTACACCAGCCCGGCTTGCGCGCTGCCAACCTCCCTGGTGACGCGCAAACTTGTGTATTCGGGACGACTGGAGCTGCCGGCCAACATCTACACCAACCCCGCCGGTTACTACGCGGCCGTGGAGCGCTGCTGCCGCAACAGCGGCATCCGCAACATCCAGGATCCGGCCGATGCCGGCCAGACCTTCTATCTGGAGTTTCCGCCGGTGGTGCGCAACGGCCAGCCCTTCCGCGACTCCACCCCCCGTATCTTCCCGCCACTGGGTGATTATGCCTGCCTCGGCGAGCTGTTCTACTACGACTTCGGGGGGCAGGATGCCGACAACGACTCGCTGGTATATGAGCTGGCCACGCCCCTGAACGGGCACTCCACCCCCGGCCTGCCCAAGCCGCCCGCAGCCGATCCGCAACCCTACCAGCCGGTGCGCTGGAGCCCCGGCCTGAGCGCGCTCAACCAGATTCCCGGCACTCCTACCCTCACCATCAACCGCCAGACCGGACGCCTGCAGGTGCGCCCCACCGATGAGGGCCTGTTTGTGTTCGGCATCCGGTGCTCGGAATACCGGCGGGGCGTGAAGATTGGCGAGGCCCGCCGCGACTTTCAGCTCAAAGTTATCCGGTGCTCCCAAAATGCCGCTCCCACCATGCGCGTGACGATGCCCAGCGGCACGGGCACCTTCCGGCCGGGCCGCGACACACTACGCCTGCGCCCGGGCTTCAGCCGCTGCCTAACCCTGAAGGTATCCGACCCCGATTCGCCGTCGCGCCTCACCATGTCGTTGCGGCCCGTGAACTTCACGGCCGGGCAGCTGCCCACCATCAGCACCACCCAGGGCACGGTACGCAGCCCCGGCGCGCCCGACACGCTGGTGTCGCAGCTGTGCTTTCCGGCCTGCTTCAACACGCGCGGCCAAGTGTATCTGTTGGATTTGGTGGTGGCCGACAACGGCTGCAGCCTGCCCAAACGAGACACTGTGCGGCTGGCCTTCACAGCCATTCCCGACCCCAACGCACCGCCCACAATCAGCAGCACGGCGGCCCTGCCGCTGCGCGCCCGCATCGGCGACCTGATAACCTTCGACGTGACAGGCCTGGACCCTGACAGCGACCCACTCACGCTCAGCATGGCTGGCCGCGGCTTTTCGCCTGCCGACCTGGGCATCACCTTTGTGCAGCAAGCCAGCGGCAACCGGCTGCAGGGCCGGTTTACGTGGCGCGTGGACTGCCGGGCCGCGGCCCGCACCTCTTATGAGTTTGACTTTACGGCCAGCGCTGGCCCCTGCTCCGAGCCTACGGCTGTCGGGCTGCGTATTCCTATCCAGATAGACTATATCAATACGCCGCCGGTGCTGGTGTCCAGCCTGCCCGTTCCCGGCGCAACCGGCCCCATTGATGCGCCGGTGCGGGTGCGGCGCCTGATTGGGAATGCCTATGAGGCCACTTTCACGGGCACCGACGCCGACACCGACCCGCTGGTGCTGTCGGCCACCGGCAACGGGTTCGACTTGGCAGCAGCGGGTATGAGCTTCCGGCCGCAGAACGGCAACGGCCGCGCCACCGCCACCTTCCGCTGGGACCCCAACTGCACCGGCCTCAAGCTGCCCGACGGGGCGCTGGAAGTCACGTTCCGGCTACAGGAATCCACCTGCCACCCCGAGCCCCGCTCCCGCGTGGTACGCTTCGAGCTGATCAACCCGGACACTGTGGCCTTCACGCCGCCCAACATCTTCACGCCTAACAACGACCCCAACCACCTCAACGAGTTCTTTCAGCTGGAAAATCTGCCGCCCGACTTCTGTGACTCCCGCTTCGCCGATATCAAGATTTTCTCGCGCTGGGGCAACCTGGTCTACCGCAGCACCAACCGCAACTTCCGCTGGGACGGCGGCCAGCTGGCGCCCGGCACCTACTTCTACCTCATCGAATTCACCGACGGCCGCAAGTTCAAAGGCCCCGTCACGCTGGCGCGGTAA